In Streptomyces longhuiensis, the following proteins share a genomic window:
- a CDS encoding glutamate-5-semialdehyde dehydrogenase, whose product MTSLSPYDSMTPVTQAAYRARSAAGVIAPLPRAAKDDALAAIADALEVRTAEIVEANAKDIARAREAGTSESIIDRLTLTPERVRAIAADVRDVVALPDPVGTVVRGNTLPNGIDLRQVRVPLGVVGIIYEARPNVTVDAAALCLKSGNAVLLRGSSSAYESNTALVRVLRDAVGGSGLPADAIQLVPGEGRDSVTELMRARGLVDVLIPRGGASLIKNVVENSIVPVIETGTGNCHVYVDAHADLDMAVDILINSKAQRPSVCNAAETLLVHQDIADAFVPRALAALAEAGVTVHADERVLAYAEGSKATVVEATPEDWETEYLSYDIAAAVVHSLDAAVEHIRLWSSGHTEAIVTTSQQAARRFTQLVDSTTVAVNASTRFTDGGQFGFGAEIGISTQKLHARGPMGLPELTSTKYIVTGDGHIR is encoded by the coding sequence ATGACCTCGCTCTCGCCGTACGACTCGATGACCCCCGTCACCCAGGCCGCCTACCGCGCCCGGTCCGCGGCCGGTGTGATCGCCCCGCTGCCGCGGGCCGCGAAGGACGACGCCCTCGCGGCGATCGCCGACGCCCTCGAAGTGCGCACGGCCGAGATCGTCGAGGCGAACGCCAAGGACATCGCCCGCGCCCGCGAGGCCGGCACCAGCGAGTCGATCATCGACCGTCTCACGCTCACGCCCGAGCGCGTCCGCGCCATCGCCGCCGACGTGCGCGACGTCGTCGCCCTGCCCGACCCGGTCGGCACCGTCGTCCGCGGCAACACCCTGCCCAACGGCATCGACCTGCGCCAGGTCCGCGTCCCGCTCGGCGTCGTCGGCATCATCTACGAGGCCCGCCCGAACGTGACCGTGGACGCCGCCGCCCTCTGCCTCAAGTCGGGCAACGCCGTTCTCCTGCGCGGCAGTTCGTCCGCGTACGAGTCCAACACCGCCCTCGTGCGGGTGCTGCGCGACGCCGTCGGCGGTTCCGGACTGCCCGCCGACGCCATCCAGCTCGTGCCCGGCGAGGGCCGCGACTCCGTCACCGAGCTGATGCGGGCGCGCGGCCTGGTCGACGTCCTCATCCCGCGCGGCGGCGCCTCCCTCATCAAGAACGTCGTCGAGAACTCGATTGTCCCCGTCATCGAGACCGGCACCGGCAACTGCCACGTCTACGTCGACGCCCACGCCGACCTCGACATGGCCGTCGACATCCTGATCAACTCCAAGGCGCAGCGCCCCAGCGTCTGCAACGCCGCCGAGACCCTCCTCGTCCACCAGGACATCGCCGACGCCTTCGTGCCCCGCGCCCTCGCGGCCCTCGCCGAGGCCGGCGTCACCGTGCATGCCGACGAGCGCGTCCTGGCGTACGCCGAGGGCTCCAAGGCCACCGTCGTCGAGGCGACCCCCGAGGACTGGGAGACCGAGTACCTCTCGTACGACATCGCGGCCGCCGTCGTGCACTCACTGGACGCCGCCGTGGAGCACATCCGCCTCTGGTCGTCCGGCCACACCGAGGCCATCGTCACCACCTCGCAGCAGGCGGCCCGCCGCTTCACCCAACTGGTCGACTCCACGACGGTCGCCGTGAACGCCTCGACACGCTTCACGGACGGCGGCCAGTTCGGCTTCGGCGCCGAGATCGGAATCTCCACCCAGAAGCTCCACGCCCGGGGCCCCATGGGGCTTCCGGAGCTCACGAGCACCAAGTACATCGTCACGGGCGACGGCCACATCCGGTAG
- the nadD gene encoding nicotinate-nucleotide adenylyltransferase produces the protein MGEQDMPTGPVNGPAGGPDRARISTAKRRLGVMGGTFDPIHHGHLVAASEVAAQFHLDEVVFVPTGQPWQKADRLVTPAEDRYLMTVIATAENPQFSVSRIDIDRGGPTYTTDTLRDLRALNPDTDLFFITGADALGQILTWRYTEELFSLAHFIGVTRPGHPLTDPGLPEGGVSLVEVPALAISSTDCRARVAKGDPVWYMVPDGVVRYIDKRELYRGE, from the coding sequence ATGGGAGAGCAGGACATGCCTACCGGCCCGGTCAACGGCCCGGCCGGCGGCCCGGACCGGGCAAGGATCAGCACGGCCAAGAGGCGTCTCGGCGTCATGGGCGGAACGTTTGACCCGATCCACCACGGACACCTGGTGGCGGCCAGCGAGGTCGCCGCGCAGTTCCACCTCGACGAGGTCGTGTTCGTGCCGACCGGGCAGCCGTGGCAGAAGGCCGACCGCCTGGTCACCCCGGCCGAGGACCGCTATCTGATGACGGTCATCGCGACCGCCGAGAACCCGCAGTTCTCGGTGAGCCGCATCGACATCGACCGCGGCGGGCCGACGTACACCACGGACACGCTGCGCGATCTGCGCGCGCTCAATCCGGACACGGACCTCTTCTTCATCACGGGCGCCGACGCCCTGGGCCAGATCCTCACCTGGCGGTACACGGAAGAACTGTTCTCCCTGGCGCACTTCATCGGGGTCACCCGGCCGGGCCACCCGCTGACCGACCCCGGTCTGCCGGAGGGCGGTGTCTCGCTCGTCGAGGTGCCGGCCCTCGCCATCTCGTCCACGGACTGCCGTGCGAGGGTCGCCAAGGGGGACCCCGTCTGGTACATGGTCCCGGACGGTGTGGTGCGCTACATCGACAAGCGCGAGCTGTACCGCGGCGAGTGA
- the rsfS gene encoding ribosome silencing factor: MTATDRSLELITTAAQAAADKLAHDIIAYDVSDVLSITDAFLLASAPNDRQVKSIVDEIEERLNKELGAKPVRREGDRDARWILLDYVDIVVHVQHSEERVFYALERLWKDCPELELPEDAKATRGKAEEHAQRTQAAEEAEELRELGGELR, translated from the coding sequence GTGACCGCCACTGACCGTTCCCTCGAGCTCATCACCACCGCCGCACAGGCGGCTGCCGACAAGCTCGCGCACGACATCATCGCGTACGACGTCAGCGACGTGCTGTCGATCACCGACGCCTTCCTGCTGGCCTCCGCGCCCAACGACCGCCAGGTCAAGTCGATCGTCGACGAGATCGAGGAGCGCCTGAACAAGGAGCTCGGCGCCAAGCCGGTCCGCCGCGAGGGCGACCGCGACGCCCGCTGGATCCTCCTCGACTACGTCGACATCGTCGTCCACGTCCAGCACAGCGAGGAGCGCGTCTTCTACGCCCTCGAGCGCCTGTGGAAGGACTGCCCCGAGCTGGAGCTTCCCGAGGACGCCAAGGCCACCCGTGGCAAGGCGGAGGAGCACGCCCAGCGGACGCAGGCCGCGGAGGAGGCCGAGGAGCTTCGCGAGCTGGGCGGAGAGCTGCGTTGA
- the obgE gene encoding GTPase ObgE yields MTTFVDRVELHVAAGNGGHGCASVHREKFKPLGGPDGGNGGRGGDVILVVDQSVTTLLDYHHSPHRKATNGKPGEGGNRSGKDGQDLVLPVPDGTVILDKAGNVLADLVGQGTTYVAAQGGRGGLGNAALASARRKAPGFALLGVPGDLQDIVLELKTVADIALVGYPSAGKSSLISVLSAAKPKIADYPFTTLVPNLGVVTAGSTVYTIADVPGLIPGASQGKGLGLEFLRHVERCSVLVHVLDTATLESDRDPVSDLDIIEEELKQYGGLDNRPRLVVLNKIDVPDGQDLADLVRPDLEARGYRVFEVSAVAHKGLKELSFALAEMVSAARAAKPKEEATRIVIRPKAVDDSGFTVTQEEDGLFRVRGEKPERWVRQTDFNNDEAVGYLADRLNRLGVEDALLKAGAVTGDGVAIGPEDNAVVFDWEPTVMAGAEMLGRRGEDHRFEEPRPAAQRRRDKQSERDDAEQEYDEFKPF; encoded by the coding sequence ATGACCACCTTCGTGGACCGCGTCGAACTGCATGTCGCCGCGGGTAACGGAGGCCACGGCTGTGCCTCCGTTCACCGTGAGAAGTTCAAGCCGCTCGGCGGCCCGGACGGCGGCAACGGCGGCCGTGGCGGCGATGTCATCCTGGTCGTCGACCAGTCGGTGACGACGCTCCTCGACTACCACCACTCCCCCCACCGCAAGGCCACGAACGGCAAGCCGGGCGAGGGCGGGAACCGCTCCGGCAAGGACGGCCAGGACCTCGTCCTGCCCGTGCCGGACGGCACCGTCATCCTCGACAAGGCGGGCAACGTGCTGGCCGACCTCGTCGGCCAGGGCACGACGTACGTCGCCGCCCAGGGCGGCCGCGGCGGCCTCGGCAACGCGGCGCTGGCCTCGGCCCGCCGCAAGGCGCCCGGCTTCGCGCTCCTCGGTGTGCCCGGCGATCTCCAGGACATCGTCCTCGAGCTCAAGACGGTCGCGGACATCGCGCTCGTCGGCTACCCGAGCGCCGGAAAGTCGTCCCTCATCTCGGTCCTGTCGGCTGCCAAGCCGAAGATCGCCGACTACCCGTTCACGACGCTGGTCCCGAACCTCGGCGTCGTCACGGCCGGCTCGACCGTCTACACCATCGCCGACGTGCCGGGCCTCATCCCGGGCGCCAGCCAGGGCAAGGGCCTCGGCCTGGAGTTCCTGCGCCATGTCGAGCGCTGCTCGGTCCTGGTCCACGTGCTCGACACGGCCACGCTCGAATCGGACCGTGACCCGGTCTCCGACCTCGACATCATCGAGGAGGAGCTCAAGCAGTACGGCGGCCTCGACAACCGCCCGCGCCTCGTCGTCCTCAACAAGATCGACGTGCCGGACGGCCAGGACCTCGCGGACCTGGTCCGCCCGGACCTGGAGGCCCGCGGCTACCGCGTCTTCGAGGTGTCGGCCGTGGCCCACAAGGGCCTCAAGGAGCTCTCCTTCGCCCTCGCCGAGATGGTCTCCGCGGCGCGCGCCGCCAAGCCCAAGGAGGAGGCGACCCGCATCGTCATCCGCCCGAAGGCGGTCGACGACTCGGGCTTCACGGTCACGCAGGAGGAGGACGGCCTCTTCCGCGTGCGCGGCGAGAAGCCGGAGCGCTGGGTGCGCCAGACCGACTTCAACAACGACGAGGCCGTCGGCTACCTCGCCGACCGCCTCAACCGCCTCGGCGTCGAGGACGCCCTCTTGAAGGCCGGCGCGGTCACGGGCGACGGCGTGGCCATCGGCCCCGAGGACAACGCGGTCGTCTTCGACTGGGAGCCCACGGTCATGGCGGGCGCCGAGATGCTCGGCCGCCGAGGCGAGGACCACCGCTTCGAGGAGCCGCGCCCCGCGGCCCAGCGCCGCCGCGACAAGCAGTCGGAGCGGGACGACGCGGAGCAGGAGTACGACGAGTTCAAGCCGTTCTAG
- a CDS encoding CDP-glycerol glycerophosphotransferase family protein, giving the protein MPSAGLAPRRVVQLSALFAMFALYTAQLVSALIPYVPVFVAASAAGLALDTYLQYKQPGLLSLLGKIRFDVTVRQLLRDMLILVGLLRIDGIEPLAEQSPLTIALLAFYALHFVCQAVAVLVRRTRALPIVTRNIDASELRLSAAPPRILARRQGHRLLSFAAPGTVGLLITAATTDALWGGIGLAVSIVLLGGGTVHLATWLLPKKRALSEQKVMAWLDRWLADYKPTVAMYFSGGTSSAYQANMWLSTLSEVDGKPLIVLRERFMVQKIDATDVPVICFPKVATMFSLENSTLKMVLHPANAAKTSQVLRIPTIKHAFINHGESDKLSSCNPYAKAYDEVWVAGPAARERYQLADIGVEDKDVVEVGRPQLSPIKRATGAPRGTYTTVLYAPTWEGWDGNPGNTSVLLAGENFVKHLLADDSVRLLYKPHPMTGSVDPRAGVANERIKAMVREAAAKRSGARPGPEAAAELVRRTTELDRLTSTAFRASADEMERMMLQGAPDGDRQAAVAEATAAWEAAYWASFPEWEHLVITDARPAIFTCFNQADVLISDVSSVVSDWLTSEKPYAVANTSGMSESDFRAGFPTVSAATILTPAATEVPALLAAVRAPETDSHAEARAELKEHLLGPSDPPSLDRFNDAVRALCDRADERRVRMESRLAAEIPGQRGTDTDADEFAEALDSDAESGDTVTA; this is encoded by the coding sequence GTGCCCTCCGCCGGCCTTGCCCCCCGCCGCGTCGTGCAGCTCTCAGCGCTCTTCGCGATGTTCGCGCTCTACACGGCCCAGCTCGTCAGCGCGCTGATCCCGTACGTCCCGGTGTTCGTCGCCGCGAGCGCCGCAGGTCTCGCGCTCGACACGTATCTCCAGTACAAGCAGCCCGGCCTGCTCTCCCTCCTCGGCAAGATCCGCTTCGATGTCACCGTCCGGCAGTTGCTGCGCGACATGCTGATCCTGGTCGGTCTCCTGCGCATCGACGGCATCGAGCCGCTGGCCGAGCAGTCCCCCCTCACCATCGCGCTGCTCGCCTTCTACGCCCTGCACTTCGTGTGCCAGGCCGTGGCCGTGCTGGTACGACGCACGCGCGCGCTGCCCATCGTGACGCGGAACATCGACGCGTCCGAGCTGCGGCTCTCCGCGGCCCCGCCGCGCATCCTGGCCCGCCGCCAGGGTCACCGCCTGCTCAGCTTCGCCGCCCCCGGCACCGTCGGCCTGCTGATCACCGCGGCCACCACCGACGCGCTCTGGGGCGGCATCGGCCTCGCCGTCTCGATCGTGCTGCTCGGCGGCGGCACGGTCCACCTCGCGACCTGGCTGCTCCCGAAGAAGCGCGCCCTGAGCGAGCAGAAGGTCATGGCCTGGCTCGACCGGTGGCTGGCCGACTACAAGCCGACCGTCGCGATGTACTTCTCGGGCGGCACGTCGTCCGCGTACCAGGCCAACATGTGGCTCTCGACACTCTCCGAGGTCGACGGCAAGCCGCTGATCGTGCTGCGCGAGCGGTTCATGGTCCAGAAGATCGACGCGACCGACGTGCCGGTCATCTGCTTCCCCAAGGTCGCCACGATGTTCTCCCTGGAGAACTCGACGCTGAAGATGGTGCTGCACCCGGCGAACGCCGCGAAGACCTCCCAGGTCCTGCGCATCCCGACGATCAAGCACGCCTTCATCAACCACGGCGAGAGCGACAAGCTGTCCTCCTGCAACCCGTACGCGAAGGCGTACGACGAGGTGTGGGTGGCCGGGCCCGCGGCCCGCGAGCGCTACCAGCTCGCCGACATCGGCGTCGAGGACAAGGACGTCGTGGAGGTGGGCCGCCCGCAGCTGTCGCCCATCAAGCGCGCCACCGGCGCGCCCCGGGGCACGTACACGACGGTCCTCTACGCCCCCACCTGGGAGGGCTGGGACGGCAACCCGGGCAACACGTCGGTGCTGCTCGCCGGCGAGAACTTCGTCAAGCACCTGCTCGCCGACGACTCCGTACGCCTCCTCTACAAGCCGCACCCGATGACCGGTTCGGTCGACCCGCGCGCGGGCGTCGCGAACGAGCGCATCAAGGCGATGGTCCGCGAGGCGGCCGCGAAGCGCTCCGGCGCCCGGCCCGGCCCCGAGGCCGCCGCCGAGCTGGTCCGCCGCACGACGGAGCTGGACAGGCTGACGTCGACCGCGTTCCGCGCCAGCGCGGACGAGATGGAGCGCATGATGCTCCAGGGCGCGCCCGACGGGGACCGGCAGGCCGCCGTCGCCGAGGCGACCGCCGCGTGGGAGGCCGCTTACTGGGCGTCCTTCCCGGAGTGGGAGCACCTGGTCATCACGGACGCCCGTCCGGCGATCTTCACCTGCTTCAACCAGGCCGACGTCCTCATCAGCGATGTCTCCTCGGTCGTCTCGGACTGGCTGACGAGCGAGAAGCCGTACGCCGTCGCGAACACCTCCGGCATGTCCGAGAGCGATTTCCGCGCCGGATTCCCGACGGTGAGCGCGGCGACGATCCTGACGCCCGCGGCAACGGAGGTACCCGCCCTTCTCGCGGCCGTACGCGCCCCGGAGACGGATTCCCACGCGGAGGCCCGCGCGGAGCTCAAGGAGCACCTCCTGGGCCCCTCCGACCCGCCGTCCCTGGACCGCTTCAACGACGCGGTGCGCGCGCTGTGCGACCGGGCCGACGAGCGCCGGGTCCGCATGGAGTCCCGCCTCGCGGCGGAGATCCCCGGCCAGCGCGGCACGGACACGGACGCGGACGAGTTCGCCGAGGCCCTGGACTCCGACGCCGAGTCCGGCGACACGGTCACGGCGTAG
- a CDS encoding LCP family protein, with protein MNDRYDGYSGSYSGDASNTSDQYELVGYDEYGQPVYRQVPQQPAQYEYPQATQTQSQGQSQGYGYDPYATGQQPPVPSYDTYDPYGAGAPAQQGPPSSYDPYGAAAGTGQQQRVEEQTATAHIPAQAAPRTEPAARERDGSPEYRTEQFSFVEEPDENSEDVIDWLKFTESRTERREEARRRGRSRVVALVVVLVLCVTGGVGYLWYAGKLPGFGSAGSGKGAADTAGPQNRDVIVVHLHNTKGGGTSTALLVNNTTTKQGTTVLLPNSLALTDDEGSATTLGKSVDGDGSSGTRDAIDTVLGTDVEGTWRLDTPYLNNLVELVGNIDIDTNADVPDPAAKSGKKTTSPLVKKGKQQTLSGPMAVAYATYRAPGESDTAQLMRFGQVMQGVLRKLSSDPHAATVTVQSLAQILDPSLGEKDLGAFLAKLADRAKGGDYKTALLPVQQDGTLSEQATDSVVKDVLGGTVKNPGKDASVRVGIKNATGVKARTEKARVTLVNGGYTFVDAGTGTAAQAASQVTYQDADRKQDAVEVAKTLGLPTSAVRKGKTVANADVSVVLGQNYTGGQ; from the coding sequence GTGAACGACCGATACGACGGTTACTCGGGCAGTTACTCGGGGGACGCGTCCAACACGTCCGACCAGTACGAGCTCGTCGGCTACGACGAGTACGGGCAGCCCGTGTACCGGCAGGTGCCCCAGCAGCCTGCGCAGTACGAGTACCCGCAAGCGACCCAGACCCAGAGTCAGGGCCAGAGCCAGGGCTACGGCTACGACCCGTACGCCACCGGCCAGCAGCCGCCGGTGCCCTCGTACGACACGTACGACCCCTACGGGGCGGGCGCGCCCGCGCAGCAGGGGCCGCCCTCTTCCTACGACCCCTACGGGGCTGCCGCGGGAACGGGCCAGCAGCAGCGGGTCGAGGAGCAGACCGCGACCGCCCACATCCCGGCGCAGGCCGCTCCCAGGACCGAGCCCGCGGCGCGCGAGCGCGACGGGTCGCCCGAGTACCGCACCGAGCAGTTCTCCTTCGTCGAGGAGCCGGACGAGAACTCCGAAGACGTCATCGACTGGCTGAAGTTCACCGAGTCGCGCACCGAGCGCCGCGAGGAGGCCCGCCGCCGCGGCCGCAGCCGGGTCGTCGCCCTCGTCGTCGTCCTCGTGCTCTGCGTGACCGGCGGCGTCGGCTACCTCTGGTACGCGGGCAAGCTGCCCGGCTTCGGCTCCGCCGGCTCCGGCAAGGGCGCCGCGGACACCGCGGGCCCGCAGAACCGCGACGTGATCGTCGTCCATCTGCACAACACCAAGGGCGGCGGCACCTCCACGGCGCTGCTCGTCAACAACACCACCACCAAGCAGGGCACCACCGTCCTGCTCCCCAACTCCCTTGCCCTGACGGACGACGAGGGCAGCGCGACGACGCTCGGCAAGTCCGTCGACGGCGACGGGTCCTCCGGCACGCGCGACGCCATCGACACCGTCCTCGGCACGGACGTCGAGGGCACGTGGCGCCTCGACACCCCGTACCTCAACAACCTCGTCGAACTCGTCGGCAACATCGACATCGACACGAACGCCGACGTCCCCGACCCGGCCGCCAAGTCCGGGAAGAAGACGACGTCCCCGCTGGTCAAGAAGGGCAAGCAGCAGACGCTGAGCGGCCCCATGGCCGTCGCGTACGCCACCTACCGCGCGCCCGGCGAGTCCGACACCGCCCAGCTCATGCGGTTCGGCCAGGTCATGCAGGGCGTGCTGCGCAAGCTGTCGTCCGACCCGCACGCCGCCACCGTCACCGTCCAGTCCCTCGCCCAGATCCTCGACCCGTCGCTGGGCGAGAAGGACCTCGGCGCGTTCCTCGCCAAGCTCGCCGACCGGGCCAAGGGCGGCGACTACAAGACCGCGCTGCTGCCCGTGCAGCAGGACGGCACCCTGTCCGAGCAGGCCACCGACAGCGTCGTCAAGGACGTCCTCGGCGGCACCGTCAAGAACCCGGGCAAGGACGCCTCCGTACGCGTCGGCATCAAGAACGCCACCGGCGTGAAGGCCCGCACGGAGAAGGCCAGGGTCACGCTCGTGAACGGCGGCTACACCTTCGTCGACGCCGGGACGGGCACCGCGGCCCAGGCCGCGTCGCAGGTCACGTATCAGGACGCCGACCGCAAGCAGGACGCCGTCGAGGTCGCCAAGACCCTGGGCCTGCCGACGAGCGCGGTGCGCAAGGGGAAGACCGTGGCGAACGCGGACGTGTCCGTGGTCCTCGGCCAGAACTACACGGGCGGACAGTAG
- the proB gene encoding glutamate 5-kinase, whose amino-acid sequence MAEARRIVVKVGSSSLTTAEGGLDADRVDALVDVLAKARGGSEKEIVLVSSGAIAAGLAPLGLRRRPKDLARQQAAASVGQGLLVARYTASFARYGVRVGQVLLTSDDMARRAHHRNASRTLDQLLAMGALPVVNENDTVATDEIRFGDNDRLAALVAHLVHADLLVLLSDVDGLYDGDPAKPGSSRISEVRGPADLAHVKIGSAGKAGVGTGGMVTKVEAAGIAAAAGIPVVLTSAVHAADALAARDTGTYFHRTGRRSADRLLWLQHASTPQGALTLDDGAVKAVVERRKSLLPAGIAAVEGEFSAGDPVELRDTTGRAVARGLVNFDAKEIPQLIGRSTRELARELGPAYEREVVHRDDLVLLQA is encoded by the coding sequence GTGGCGGAAGCCCGCAGGATCGTGGTCAAGGTCGGATCCTCCTCGCTCACCACCGCCGAGGGCGGCCTCGACGCCGACCGGGTCGACGCCCTCGTCGACGTGCTGGCCAAGGCCCGCGGCGGCAGCGAGAAGGAGATCGTGCTCGTCTCGTCCGGCGCCATCGCCGCCGGGCTCGCGCCGCTCGGCCTGCGCCGGCGCCCCAAGGACCTCGCCCGCCAGCAGGCGGCCGCGAGCGTCGGCCAGGGCCTCCTGGTGGCCCGCTACACCGCCTCCTTCGCGCGCTACGGCGTCCGCGTCGGGCAGGTCCTGCTCACCAGCGACGACATGGCCCGCCGCGCCCACCACCGCAACGCGTCACGCACCCTCGACCAGCTCCTCGCGATGGGCGCCCTGCCCGTCGTGAACGAGAACGACACCGTGGCCACGGACGAGATCCGCTTCGGCGACAACGACCGGCTCGCCGCCCTGGTCGCCCATCTGGTCCACGCCGACCTCCTCGTCCTCCTCTCCGACGTCGACGGCCTCTACGATGGCGACCCCGCCAAGCCCGGCAGCTCGCGGATCTCCGAGGTCCGCGGCCCCGCCGACCTCGCGCACGTCAAGATCGGCAGTGCGGGCAAGGCGGGGGTCGGCACCGGCGGCATGGTCACCAAGGTCGAGGCGGCCGGGATCGCCGCCGCCGCGGGCATCCCCGTGGTCCTCACCAGCGCGGTGCACGCGGCCGACGCGCTCGCCGCCCGCGACACGGGCACGTACTTCCACCGCACGGGCCGGCGCAGCGCCGACCGCCTCCTGTGGCTCCAGCACGCCTCCACGCCGCAGGGCGCGCTCACGCTCGACGACGGGGCGGTGAAGGCCGTCGTGGAGCGCCGCAAGTCGCTCCTTCCCGCGGGCATCGCGGCCGTCGAGGGCGAGTTCAGTGCGGGCGACCCGGTCGAGCTGCGCGACACCACGGGGCGGGCGGTCGCGCGCGGCCTGGTGAACTTCGACGCCAAGGAGATCCCGCAGCTCATCGGCCGCTCCACCCGCGAGCTGGCCCGCGAGCTGGGGCCCGCGTACGAGCGTGAGGTCGTCCACCGTGACGACCTCGTGCTGCTGCAGGCCTGA
- a CDS encoding histidine phosphatase family protein gives MTAAGAGAGAAGGPARGRRVILWRHGQTAWNLERRFQGSTDIGLTETGVAQARRAARLLASLKPDAIVASDLSRAASTAAELAALTGLDVTHDEGLRETYAGDWQGLTHDEIIGRYGDQYAAWKRGEPVRRGGGELETEVADRAAPVVLSHAEKLPQDGTLVVVSHGGTIRTTIGRLLGLESHHWEGLGGLSNCCWSVLGQGARGWRLLEHNAGTLPEPVLGDDD, from the coding sequence TTGACCGCCGCGGGGGCCGGCGCCGGAGCGGCCGGGGGACCGGCCCGCGGACGGCGCGTCATCCTGTGGCGGCACGGCCAGACCGCCTGGAACCTGGAGCGCCGCTTCCAGGGCTCCACGGACATCGGCCTGACCGAGACCGGCGTCGCCCAGGCCCGCCGGGCCGCCCGGCTGCTCGCCTCGCTGAAGCCGGACGCCATCGTCGCGTCCGACCTCAGCAGGGCCGCGTCCACGGCCGCCGAGCTGGCCGCGCTCACGGGCCTCGACGTGACGCACGACGAGGGCCTGCGCGAGACCTACGCCGGTGATTGGCAGGGCCTCACGCACGACGAGATCATCGGCCGTTACGGCGACCAGTACGCCGCGTGGAAGCGCGGCGAGCCGGTGCGCCGCGGCGGCGGCGAGCTCGAGACGGAGGTCGCCGACCGGGCCGCTCCCGTCGTGCTCAGCCACGCGGAGAAGCTGCCGCAGGACGGCACGCTCGTCGTGGTCAGCCACGGCGGCACGATCCGCACCACCATCGGGCGCCTCCTCGGTCTCGAGTCCCACCACTGGGAGGGTCTCGGCGGTCTCTCCAACTGCTGCTGGTCCGTCCTCGGCCAGGGGGCACGCGGCTGGCGGCTGCTCGAGCACAACGCGGGCACGCTCCCGGAGCCGGTGCTCGGCGACGACGACTGA
- a CDS encoding M48 family metallopeptidase → MPDVNDGNDDQREHVPSRQRRRFEGISSRAYEHPADRSALVALRKLSGFDTVFKALSGLLPERSLRLLFLSDSVRVSDDQFAHLNDMLRDACYILDLEKVPPMYVTQDPQPNAMCIGLDEPIIVVTTGLVELLDEEEMRAVVGHEVGHALSGHSVYRTILLFLTSLALRVAWIPLGNFAIMAIVTALREWFRKSELSADRAGLLVGQDLKASMRGLMKIAGGNHLHEMNVDAFLKQAEEYEAGGDLRDSVLKILNVMPRTHPFTTVRAAELKKWAATRDYQRIMDGHYPRRTEDKDTSVTDSFRQSASHYADNMRNSKDPLMKLVTDIAGGAGDLGGKLRGKFGGGNGGANTGNHGTSEDGA, encoded by the coding sequence ATGCCCGACGTCAATGACGGCAACGACGACCAGCGCGAGCACGTACCGAGCAGGCAGCGCCGGCGCTTCGAGGGGATCTCCTCGCGGGCGTACGAGCACCCGGCGGACCGATCGGCCCTGGTGGCGCTGCGCAAGCTCAGCGGTTTCGACACGGTGTTCAAGGCGCTCAGCGGACTGCTGCCGGAGCGGAGCCTGCGCCTGCTGTTCCTGTCGGACTCGGTCCGGGTCTCCGACGACCAGTTCGCGCACCTCAACGACATGCTGCGGGACGCCTGTTACATCCTGGACCTGGAGAAGGTCCCGCCGATGTACGTGACCCAGGACCCCCAGCCGAACGCGATGTGCATCGGCCTGGACGAGCCGATCATCGTCGTCACGACCGGCCTGGTGGAGCTGCTCGACGAGGAGGAGATGCGCGCGGTCGTCGGCCACGAGGTGGGCCACGCGCTGTCCGGCCACTCGGTCTACCGGACGATACTGCTGTTCCTGACGAGCCTGGCGCTCCGCGTCGCGTGGATCCCGCTCGGCAACTTCGCGATCATGGCCATCGTCACGGCGCTGCGCGAGTGGTTCCGCAAGTCGGAGCTGTCGGCGGACCGCGCCGGCCTGCTGGTCGGCCAGGACCTCAAGGCGTCGATGCGCGGCCTGATGAAGATCGCGGGCGGCAACCACCTGCACGAGATGAACGTGGACGCGTTCCTCAAGCAGGCCGAGGAGTACGAGGCCGGGGGCGACCTGCGCGACTCCGTGCTGAAGATCCTCAACGTGATGCCGCGCACGCACCCCTTCACCACGGTCCGCGCGGCCGAGCTGAAGAAGTGGGCGGCGACCCGCGACTACCAGCGGATCATGGACGGCCACTACCCGCGCCGCACCGAGGACAAGGACACCTCGGTCACCGACTCGTTCCGCCAGTCGGCCTCGCACTACGCGGACAACATGCGCAACTCCAAGGACCCGCTGATGAAGCTGGTGACGGACATCGCGGGCGGCGCGGGCGACCTGGGCGGCAAGCTGCGCGGCAAGTTCGGCGGCGGCAACGGCGGCGCGAACACGGGCAACCACGGGACGTCGGAGGACGGCGCGTAG